From a single Chlamydia muridarum str. Nigg genomic region:
- a CDS encoding Nif3-like dinuclear metal center hexameric protein → MNVADLLHVLNELLYPELFNDYGPNGLQVGDAQAPVRKIAVAVTADLATIEKAIACESNVLLVHHGLFWKGMPYPITGMLYQRMQRLIENNIQLIAYHLPLDAHPEVGNNWKVAKDLGWERLESFGSTKPSLGVKGVFPEIGIHDFVSQLSSYYQAPVLAKALGGKESISSAALISGGAYKEISEAKSQEVDCFITGNFDEPAWSLAHELAINFLAFGHTATEKVGPKALTQYLKQVGCDSVVFLDTENPF, encoded by the coding sequence ATGAATGTTGCTGATCTTTTGCATGTTTTGAATGAATTATTATATCCTGAATTGTTTAATGATTATGGCCCTAACGGGTTGCAGGTTGGGGATGCGCAGGCACCAGTCCGTAAAATAGCTGTTGCAGTGACTGCAGATTTAGCAACTATTGAGAAGGCTATTGCTTGTGAATCGAATGTTTTGCTTGTGCATCACGGGTTATTTTGGAAAGGAATGCCTTATCCTATCACAGGGATGCTTTATCAAAGAATGCAGCGTCTTATTGAGAACAATATTCAGTTAATAGCTTATCATCTGCCTTTAGATGCGCATCCAGAAGTTGGGAATAATTGGAAAGTGGCTAAAGATTTAGGATGGGAGCGATTAGAATCTTTTGGGAGCACGAAACCGTCTTTAGGTGTAAAAGGGGTGTTCCCAGAAATAGGCATTCATGACTTTGTGTCTCAATTATCCTCCTATTATCAAGCTCCAGTATTAGCTAAAGCCCTTGGAGGAAAGGAAAGTATTTCTTCTGCAGCATTGATTTCTGGCGGAGCTTATAAAGAAATTTCTGAAGCTAAGAGTCAGGAAGTAGATTGCTTTATCACAGGAAACTTCGATGAGCCAGCATGGTCCTTAGCACATGAACTAGCCATTAACTTCTTAGCTTTCGGACACACAGCTACTGAAAAGGTCGGACCAAAAGCCTTGACTCAGTACTTGAAACAAGTGGGATGTGATTCTGTTGTATTTTTGGATACAGAAAATCCTTTTTGA
- the pepF gene encoding oligoendopeptidase F — MTTDTTSQTVLRSRKDVPSSDCWDTKSLYASREAWKKDLENLCGKEAPFWPHLNEKQFHIEQPSSLYKLLTEVFSIERTLEKLYVYAHLTHDEDISNQEATADLKSITYLLTSFSEEISWIQPALIALPQKISEELLTSPELQTYHFYLKKIFRLAPHTGTSREEKILASSSPALEVAYKTFSSLTDSEIPFGEAVDSEGKSHPLSHALSSLYMQSPDRELRKSAYQKQCQRYHGYRLSLANLLNGKIQAHLFNAKAHNYKSCLEAALFQNNISTSVVTTLIETVKQHTHLITKYFQLKQKALGLPDFHFYDVYAPIAASEFARHYSYEEAVSLICDSLTPLGDNYVEALRKGLTSEGWVDKYENQNKRSGAYSSGCYDSKPYILLNYTGTLYDVSVVAHEGGHSMHSFLSHKHQQYHEAQYPIFLAEIASTLNETLLMEFLLKNAPSKEEKIAILSRSLDTIFATLFRQTLFADFELEAHSAAEQGIPLTEEFFSQSYKKLQHIFYGDCVTFDELSSIEWARIPHFYYNFYVYQYATGIIASLCFSEKILSKEAGAQEAYLTFLQSGGSDFPIEILKKSGLDMTSSAPMLKAFSYIERKLDELTNLL; from the coding sequence ATGACGACTGATACAACTTCTCAAACAGTTTTACGCTCTAGAAAAGATGTTCCTTCTTCTGATTGTTGGGATACCAAAAGTTTATATGCAAGCCGTGAAGCATGGAAAAAAGATTTGGAAAATTTATGTGGTAAAGAAGCTCCATTTTGGCCACATCTCAACGAAAAGCAATTCCATATAGAACAGCCATCCTCTCTTTATAAGTTACTTACCGAAGTCTTTTCTATTGAAAGAACCTTGGAAAAACTCTATGTCTACGCCCATCTCACTCACGATGAGGATATATCCAACCAAGAGGCTACAGCAGACCTTAAGTCTATCACCTATCTACTTACGTCATTTTCAGAAGAAATCTCTTGGATTCAACCGGCCCTCATTGCTCTTCCTCAAAAAATTTCTGAAGAGCTACTTACTTCTCCCGAACTCCAAACATACCATTTCTACCTAAAAAAAATATTTCGTTTAGCTCCTCACACAGGCACTTCTCGAGAAGAAAAAATTTTAGCATCTTCTTCTCCTGCATTAGAAGTAGCCTACAAAACGTTTTCAAGCTTGACTGATTCTGAAATTCCGTTTGGAGAAGCTGTGGATTCCGAAGGAAAATCCCATCCTCTTTCCCATGCTTTGTCTTCTCTTTATATGCAGTCCCCGGATCGAGAATTACGAAAAAGCGCTTATCAAAAACAATGCCAACGTTACCATGGGTATCGCCTATCTCTTGCAAACTTACTGAACGGAAAAATTCAAGCACATTTGTTCAACGCAAAGGCCCATAATTATAAATCTTGTTTAGAAGCTGCTCTATTTCAAAACAATATTAGCACTTCGGTCGTCACGACACTCATTGAGACAGTCAAGCAACATACACATCTGATAACTAAATATTTTCAGTTAAAACAAAAAGCTCTGGGACTACCAGATTTCCATTTTTACGATGTCTATGCTCCGATAGCAGCTAGCGAATTTGCTCGCCACTACTCTTACGAAGAAGCCGTCTCTCTAATTTGTGATAGCTTAACCCCTTTAGGAGATAACTACGTGGAAGCTTTACGCAAAGGTCTCACCTCTGAAGGATGGGTAGATAAGTACGAAAACCAAAATAAACGCTCTGGCGCTTATTCTTCTGGATGTTATGACAGCAAGCCTTACATACTCTTAAATTACACTGGAACTCTTTATGATGTGTCTGTGGTTGCTCACGAAGGCGGTCATAGCATGCACTCATTTTTGAGTCACAAACACCAGCAATACCATGAAGCACAATACCCCATTTTTTTGGCCGAAATCGCTTCAACATTAAATGAAACTCTTTTGATGGAATTTTTGCTGAAAAATGCTCCGTCTAAGGAAGAGAAAATTGCCATTCTTTCCCGGTCTTTAGACACCATCTTTGCAACTCTGTTCCGACAGACTTTGTTTGCAGATTTTGAGTTAGAAGCTCATTCTGCAGCTGAACAAGGAATCCCTTTAACAGAAGAATTTTTCTCCCAAAGCTATAAGAAGCTACAGCATATCTTCTATGGCGATTGTGTAACATTTGACGAACTTAGCTCCATTGAATGGGCTCGTATTCCTCATTTTTACTACAATTTCTATGTCTATCAATATGCTACAGGAATCATTGCTTCTCTATGTTTTTCCGAAAAAATTCTTTCTAAAGAAGCTGGGGCTCAAGAGGCCTATCTTACATTTTTACAGAGTGGAGGGTCAGATTTCCCTATCGAAATTTTGAAAAAATCTGGCTTAGATATGACTTCATCGGCTCCTATGCTCAAAGCATTTTCCTATATTGAACGGAAGTTAGACGAACTTACTAACCTACTATAA
- a CDS encoding HAD-IIB family hydrolase, with product MSLDKLLVTDIDGTITHQPHQLDDRVIEALYQYHEAGWDLFFLTGRYFSYAYPLFQNLSVPFLLGSQNGSSVWSSTEKEFIYFQNMPRDFLRVLERYFEGLDLIVCIESGASNRDTYFRQGLGNKTRELKAILDTVYFPSEESAELLVDVQGCLSDEFTYENFAVAKFFGRREEVKKIMDRFVEAPEVSSRVTMNYMRWPFDFNYAVLLLTLKDISKGFAVDQVVHTFYKGNKPFIMASGDDANDIDLLSRGDFRIVMQTAPEEMHGLADFLAPPAKDLGILSAWEAGELHHKQLLNP from the coding sequence ATGAGTTTAGATAAGTTATTAGTTACAGATATTGACGGGACAATTACACACCAACCACACCAACTTGATGATCGAGTTATAGAAGCTTTGTATCAGTATCACGAAGCCGGGTGGGATTTGTTTTTTTTAACAGGAAGATATTTTTCTTACGCATATCCTCTTTTTCAAAACTTGTCTGTTCCTTTTTTATTAGGTAGTCAAAATGGCTCTTCCGTATGGTCCTCCACAGAAAAGGAATTTATTTATTTTCAGAATATGCCCCGAGATTTTCTTCGGGTTTTAGAAAGATATTTTGAAGGCTTAGATCTTATTGTGTGCATAGAGTCCGGAGCTTCTAATCGGGATACCTATTTTCGACAAGGATTAGGGAATAAAACTCGTGAACTTAAAGCGATTCTTGATACTGTATATTTCCCTTCGGAAGAATCTGCAGAATTGCTCGTTGATGTTCAGGGATGTCTATCGGACGAGTTTACTTATGAAAATTTTGCTGTTGCTAAATTTTTTGGCAGACGAGAAGAAGTTAAAAAAATTATGGATAGATTTGTTGAAGCGCCGGAAGTGTCTTCGCGTGTAACGATGAATTACATGCGTTGGCCTTTTGATTTTAATTATGCAGTGCTTTTGCTCACCTTAAAAGATATTTCTAAGGGGTTTGCTGTAGATCAAGTGGTCCATACGTTCTATAAAGGGAACAAGCCTTTTATAATGGCTTCTGGGGATGATGCTAATGATATAGATTTATTGTCTCGAGGGGATTTTAGAATTGTTATGCAGACAGCTCCAGAGGAAATGCATGGATTAGCAGACTTTTTAGCTCCCCCAGCGAAGGATCTTGGCATTCTCTCCGCTTGGGAAGCTGGTGAACTGCATCATAAGCAGCTTCTTAATCCTTAG
- a CDS encoding RluA family pseudouridine synthase, with translation MQEFIGIADRQTRLACFLRTSLPHLPKKTILESIRYHGCRVNGRIERFESYKLHPGDRVCLQIIERSSAQLLWEDEHLCIYNKPAKQTSEALACQLHVHLVHRLDRDTSGCILFAKHEKAITPITQLFKTRQIDKRYIALVFGHPRQQSGIITTYTAPCHRRIGAVLFGNTDEKLGKKTITEWEVLTHYSKYALLLCRPITGRTHQIRLHMKTIGHPIVGDIDYGNKEQPKHVVRPLLHANSLCFISPFSKKKIEVSSLTPDTLYPFDADFKPQ, from the coding sequence ATGCAAGAGTTTATTGGTATAGCAGATCGCCAGACAAGGCTTGCTTGTTTTCTCCGGACTTCCTTACCCCATCTACCTAAAAAAACTATTTTAGAGTCCATTCGCTATCATGGCTGTCGAGTAAATGGTCGCATTGAACGGTTTGAATCTTATAAACTTCACCCCGGAGACCGTGTTTGTTTACAGATTATCGAGCGTTCTTCTGCACAATTACTTTGGGAAGATGAGCATCTTTGCATCTATAATAAGCCTGCAAAACAAACTTCAGAGGCCCTTGCCTGCCAACTTCATGTTCATCTTGTCCATCGATTAGATCGAGATACATCTGGCTGCATTCTTTTTGCAAAACACGAAAAGGCTATTACCCCTATCACACAACTATTTAAAACTCGGCAAATAGATAAGCGTTATATAGCTTTAGTATTTGGTCACCCACGCCAACAATCTGGAATCATTACAACCTATACAGCCCCTTGCCATAGACGAATTGGCGCTGTATTGTTTGGAAATACAGATGAAAAATTGGGGAAAAAAACGATCACTGAATGGGAAGTTCTCACTCACTATTCTAAGTATGCTTTACTCCTTTGTCGCCCTATTACAGGACGAACTCATCAAATACGCTTACACATGAAAACAATTGGACACCCCATCGTTGGGGATATTGATTACGGAAATAAAGAACAGCCAAAGCATGTCGTTAGGCCTTTACTTCACGCTAACAGTCTTTGCTTTATTTCCCCCTTCTCCAAAAAAAAGATAGAGGTCTCATCCCTAACTCCAGATACCCTCTATCCTTTTGATGCAGATTTTAAGCCTCAGTAA
- the groL gene encoding chaperonin GroEL (60 kDa chaperone family; promotes refolding of misfolded polypeptides especially under stressful conditions; forms two stacked rings of heptamers to form a barrel-shaped 14mer; ends can be capped by GroES; misfolded proteins enter the barrel where they are refolded when GroES binds), with protein sequence MVAKNIKYNEEARKKIQKGVKTLAEAVKVTLGPKGRHVVIDKSFGSPQVTKDGVTVAKEVELADKHENMGAQMVKEVASKTADKAGDGTTTATVLAEAIYTEGLRNVTAGANPMDLKRGIDKAVKVVVDQIKKISKPVQHHKEIAQVATISANNDAEIGNLIAEAMEKVGKNGSITVEEAKGFETVLDVVEGMNFNRGYLSSYFATNPETQECVLEDALVLIYDKKISGIKDFLPVLQQVAESGRPLLIIAEDIEGEALATLVVNRIRGGFRVCAVKAPGFGDRRKAMLEDIAILTGGQLISEELGMKLENASLAMLGKAKKVIVSKEDTTIVEGMGEKEALDARCESIKKQIEDSTSDYDKEKLQERLAKLSGGVAVIRVGAATEIEMKEKKDRVDDAQHATIAAVEEGILPGGGTALIRCIPTLEAFLPMLTNEDERIGARIVLKALSAPLKQIAANAGKEGAIIFQQVMSRSANEGYDALRDAYTDMIEAGILDPAKVTRSALESAASVAGLLLTTEALIAEIPEEKPAAAPAMPGAGMDY encoded by the coding sequence ATGGTCGCTAAAAATATTAAATATAACGAAGAAGCCAGAAAAAAAATTCAAAAAGGAGTTAAGACTCTAGCTGAGGCTGTAAAAGTCACTCTGGGGCCTAAAGGAAGACATGTTGTCATAGACAAAAGCTTTGGTTCTCCTCAAGTAACCAAAGACGGAGTTACTGTTGCAAAAGAAGTTGAGCTCGCCGATAAGCATGAAAATATGGGCGCTCAAATGGTTAAAGAAGTCGCTAGTAAAACTGCTGACAAAGCTGGGGATGGAACCACAACAGCCACTGTTCTTGCCGAAGCTATCTATACAGAAGGGTTACGTAATGTAACAGCTGGAGCAAACCCAATGGACCTCAAAAGAGGTATCGATAAAGCTGTTAAAGTCGTTGTAGATCAAATTAAAAAAATTAGCAAACCCGTTCAACATCACAAAGAAATTGCTCAAGTAGCCACTATTTCTGCAAACAATGATGCAGAAATTGGTAATCTTATTGCAGAAGCAATGGAAAAAGTTGGTAAAAACGGATCTATTACTGTTGAAGAAGCCAAAGGATTCGAAACAGTCTTAGATGTCGTTGAGGGAATGAATTTCAATAGAGGATATCTCTCTAGCTATTTTGCAACGAATCCAGAAACTCAAGAATGTGTATTAGAAGACGCTCTTGTTTTGATTTACGACAAAAAAATATCTGGAATTAAAGATTTCCTCCCTGTTTTACAACAAGTTGCGGAATCAGGCCGTCCTCTTCTTATTATAGCAGAAGACATCGAGGGAGAAGCTTTGGCGACATTGGTTGTTAACCGAATTCGCGGAGGATTCAGAGTTTGTGCTGTTAAAGCTCCTGGGTTTGGAGATAGAAGAAAAGCTATGCTGGAAGACATCGCTATTTTAACTGGCGGTCAGCTTATCAGCGAAGAATTGGGTATGAAATTAGAAAATGCTAGCTTAGCAATGCTTGGTAAAGCTAAGAAAGTTATCGTTTCTAAAGAAGACACGACTATTGTTGAAGGAATGGGCGAAAAAGAAGCTTTGGACGCTCGTTGCGAAAGCATTAAAAAACAAATTGAAGACAGCACTTCCGATTACGACAAGGAAAAACTCCAAGAACGTCTTGCTAAACTTTCTGGCGGCGTAGCGGTCATCCGCGTTGGAGCAGCAACAGAAATCGAAATGAAAGAGAAAAAGGATCGTGTAGACGATGCTCAACATGCCACAATCGCTGCTGTTGAAGAAGGAATTCTTCCTGGCGGTGGAACAGCATTAATTCGTTGCATTCCAACTCTTGAAGCTTTCTTGCCTATGTTGACAAATGAAGATGAGCGAATTGGAGCCCGTATTGTTTTGAAAGCTCTCTCTGCTCCTTTGAAACAAATTGCAGCAAATGCAGGAAAAGAAGGTGCTATTATCTTCCAACAAGTAATGTCCCGTTCTGCAAATGAAGGATACGATGCTCTACGTGATGCCTATACAGACATGATAGAAGCTGGTATCTTGGATCCTGCTAAGGTTACTCGTTCCGCTTTGGAAAGTGCAGCATCTGTAGCTGGTCTACTATTGACAACAGAAGCTCTCATTGCAGAAATTCCAGAAGAAAAACCTGCTGCAGCTCCAGCAATGCCTGGTGCAGGAATGGATTATTAA
- the trxB gene encoding thioredoxin-disulfide reductase, whose protein sequence is MTHVKLAIIGSGPAGYTAAIYASRALLTPILFEGFFSGIAGGQLMTTTEVENFPGFPQGVLGHQLMENMKMQAQRFGTQVIAKDITSVDFSVRPFVLKSGEDTFTCDACIIATGASAKRLSIPGAGDNEFWQKGVTACAVCDGASPIFRDRDLFVIGGGDSALEEAMFLTRYGKRVFVVHRRDTLRASKAMVNKAQANEKIVFLWNSEVVKILGDSLVRSIDIFNNVEKTTVTMEAAGVFFAIGHQPNTAFLGGQLSLDENGYIITEKGSSRTSVPGVFAAGDVQDKYYRQAITSAGSGCMAALDAERFLEK, encoded by the coding sequence ATGACACATGTAAAGTTAGCCATTATAGGCTCTGGGCCTGCAGGTTACACGGCTGCTATCTATGCTTCTAGAGCGCTTTTGACCCCAATACTATTTGAAGGATTCTTTTCTGGTATCGCTGGAGGCCAATTAATGACTACGACTGAAGTGGAAAATTTTCCGGGGTTCCCTCAAGGGGTGTTGGGTCATCAGCTCATGGAAAATATGAAAATGCAAGCCCAGCGTTTTGGCACGCAGGTGATTGCTAAAGACATCACTTCTGTAGATTTCAGTGTTAGACCTTTTGTTCTGAAATCCGGAGAAGATACTTTTACATGTGACGCGTGCATTATAGCTACAGGGGCTTCGGCCAAGAGATTATCTATTCCAGGTGCAGGGGATAATGAATTTTGGCAAAAAGGTGTGACAGCATGTGCAGTTTGCGATGGAGCTTCCCCCATTTTTAGAGATCGGGATTTATTTGTTATTGGAGGGGGAGATTCTGCTTTGGAAGAGGCCATGTTTTTGACTCGTTATGGTAAGCGTGTATTCGTTGTGCATAGAAGGGATACTTTGCGTGCTTCAAAGGCTATGGTGAATAAGGCTCAAGCTAATGAGAAAATTGTTTTTCTCTGGAATAGTGAAGTAGTAAAAATATTGGGGGATTCTTTGGTTCGTTCCATTGATATTTTTAATAATGTCGAGAAGACTACTGTAACAATGGAAGCCGCTGGAGTTTTCTTTGCTATTGGGCATCAGCCCAATACAGCATTCTTAGGGGGGCAGTTGTCCTTAGATGAGAATGGATATATTATTACAGAGAAGGGAAGTTCTCGAACATCGGTTCCCGGAGTTTTTGCTGCAGGAGATGTTCAAGACAAGTATTATAGACAAGCCATTACTTCCGCAGGTAGCGGGTGTATGGCGGCTTTAGATGCTGAAAGATTTTTAGAAAAATAA
- a CDS encoding co-chaperone GroES: MSDQATTLKIKPLGDRILVKREEEASTARGGIILPDTAKKKQDRAEVLALGTGKKDDKGQQLPFEVQVGDIVLIDKYSGQELTVEGEEYVIVQMSEVIAVLQ, from the coding sequence ATGTCAGATCAAGCAACAACCCTCAAGATTAAACCTTTGGGAGATAGAATTTTAGTTAAAAGAGAAGAAGAAGCTTCTACTGCAAGAGGTGGAATCATTCTTCCTGATACTGCTAAGAAAAAACAAGACAGAGCTGAAGTTTTGGCTTTAGGAACTGGCAAAAAAGATGATAAAGGGCAGCAGCTTCCTTTTGAAGTTCAGGTTGGCGACATCGTTTTAATTGATAAGTATTCTGGCCAAGAACTCACTGTCGAAGGTGAAGAATATGTCATCGTTCAAATGAGCGAAGTTATAGCAGTCCTGCAATAA
- the mutY gene encoding A/G-specific adenine glycosylase produces the protein MIRTAFSQDNDRFPLEAFRLWFLECKRSFPWRESPTPYRVWVSEVMLQQTRAEVVVPYFLRWMERFPSIQDLAHAEESEVVRLWEGLGYYSRARNLLSGARVITELFQGEIPQDPLLLNSIKGIGPYTANAILAFAFKQKKAAVDGNVLRVMSRLFAINQSIDRIKTRQEITELCETLLPDYEPEVIAEAFIELGARICNRKPVCEQCPLRSFCKAYQEGTVLQYPVKNSRSAITPLFRAVVIIVSKDRVLMTKREDHEIMAGLYEFPYYQLSQEDCCDVEKITDLVRQDFGDSIRFVGGLPSQKQIFTRYRVSLFPYIFHIKTLSSEQNSYTLVELKNLPSSSGHRRIKEDFLSEYCKFPEKMAGYSGDQ, from the coding sequence ATGATAAGAACAGCTTTTTCCCAAGATAATGACCGTTTTCCTCTGGAAGCGTTTCGTTTATGGTTTCTTGAATGTAAAAGATCTTTCCCATGGAGGGAATCTCCTACTCCTTATCGTGTTTGGGTTTCTGAAGTTATGCTTCAACAAACTCGAGCAGAGGTTGTGGTTCCCTATTTTTTAAGATGGATGGAGCGATTCCCTTCTATACAAGATCTTGCTCATGCCGAGGAAAGTGAAGTTGTACGTCTTTGGGAAGGGTTGGGTTACTATTCTCGGGCGCGGAATCTTTTATCTGGAGCGCGTGTAATTACAGAGCTTTTTCAAGGCGAGATTCCACAGGATCCTTTGCTTCTTAACTCTATTAAAGGGATAGGTCCTTATACTGCAAATGCTATCTTAGCGTTTGCATTTAAGCAAAAAAAGGCTGCTGTTGACGGCAATGTTTTGCGCGTAATGAGCCGTTTATTTGCAATAAATCAATCCATTGATCGTATTAAGACACGACAAGAGATCACGGAATTGTGTGAAACCTTGCTTCCGGATTATGAGCCTGAGGTTATTGCAGAGGCTTTTATTGAACTAGGTGCAAGGATTTGCAATCGGAAGCCTGTTTGTGAACAGTGCCCATTACGCTCTTTTTGCAAAGCGTATCAAGAAGGGACTGTGTTGCAATACCCAGTTAAAAACTCTCGTTCTGCAATCACACCTCTTTTTCGCGCTGTAGTGATTATTGTATCTAAGGATAGGGTCCTTATGACAAAAAGAGAAGACCATGAGATTATGGCAGGATTATATGAATTTCCTTACTATCAGCTTTCTCAAGAAGATTGTTGTGATGTTGAGAAAATAACCGATCTGGTTCGTCAAGATTTTGGAGACTCTATTCGCTTTGTTGGAGGCCTTCCCTCCCAGAAACAGATTTTTACTCGTTATCGCGTTTCTCTATTCCCTTATATTTTTCATATTAAAACTCTCTCTTCAGAACAAAATAGTTATACATTAGTAGAACTGAAAAATCTTCCAAGTTCCTCAGGACATCGTAGAATTAAAGAGGATTTTTTGTCAGAGTACTGTAAATTTCCTGAAAAGATGGCCGGTTATTCTGGGGATCAATAA
- a CDS encoding flagellar biosynthetic protein FliO: MLRLFQHILCFLEEDPSLVEIPQELSFVNEVFSDSMHWELGKMFASLILLLGIFGLGCWLFRRFLRSRGHIPSSNSSIKVLDRRVLPSKTSIYVIKVANKTIVIAERGEHVTLLSEFPPNTDLNELMQQDQKKTPTPRREMLSGFLNQFKDKK, encoded by the coding sequence ATGTTGCGTTTGTTTCAACATATTTTATGTTTTTTGGAAGAAGACCCTTCTTTGGTGGAAATCCCTCAAGAGCTCTCCTTTGTTAATGAGGTTTTTTCCGATTCTATGCATTGGGAATTAGGAAAAATGTTCGCCTCTTTAATTTTGTTATTGGGAATATTCGGATTGGGGTGTTGGTTATTTCGACGTTTTTTGCGTTCTCGAGGACATATCCCAAGCAGCAACTCATCTATTAAAGTTTTAGATCGCCGTGTTTTACCCTCCAAAACCTCTATTTACGTGATTAAAGTAGCGAATAAGACCATAGTGATTGCAGAGAGAGGGGAGCATGTGACATTATTATCCGAATTTCCTCCGAATACAGATCTGAATGAACTAATGCAGCAGGATCAAAAGAAAACGCCGACTCCCCGCAGAGAGATGCTTTCAGGTTTCTTAAATCAGTTTAAAGATAAAAAATAA
- a CDS encoding enoyl-[acyl-carrier-protein] reductase produces MLKIDLTGKIAFIAGIGDDNGYGWGIAKMLAEAGATILVGTWVPIYKIFSQSWELGKLNESRKLSNGELLTLAKIYPMDASFDTPEDVPQDILENKRYKDLSGYTVSEVVEQVKKDFGHIDILVHSLANSPEIAKPLLDTSRKGYLAALSTSSYSFISLLSHFGPIMNEGASTISLTYLASMRAVPGYGGGMSAAKAALESDTKVLAWEAGRRWGIRVNTISAGPLASRAGKAIGFIERMVDYYLDWAPLPSPMEAEQVGAAAAFLVSPLANAITGETLYVDHGANIMGIGPEMLPKD; encoded by the coding sequence ATGTTGAAAATTGATTTAACAGGAAAAATTGCGTTCATAGCAGGTATAGGTGACGACAATGGATATGGCTGGGGCATTGCTAAAATGTTAGCGGAAGCCGGCGCCACCATTCTTGTGGGCACTTGGGTTCCTATTTACAAAATTTTCTCCCAATCCTGGGAACTAGGAAAACTTAATGAATCTCGCAAATTATCAAATGGAGAGCTGCTTACTCTTGCTAAAATCTATCCAATGGATGCCAGTTTCGACACCCCAGAAGATGTCCCTCAAGATATCTTAGAAAATAAACGCTACAAAGACCTTTCTGGCTATACTGTATCCGAAGTGGTAGAGCAGGTAAAAAAAGATTTCGGGCATATCGATATCCTTGTCCATTCTCTTGCGAATAGCCCCGAAATTGCCAAACCTTTACTTGATACTTCACGCAAGGGGTATCTTGCAGCTCTAAGCACATCTAGCTATTCCTTTATTAGCCTTCTTTCCCATTTCGGACCCATTATGAATGAAGGCGCCAGCACAATCTCTTTGACATATCTCGCTTCTATGCGTGCTGTTCCTGGATATGGTGGCGGGATGAGCGCTGCAAAAGCTGCTTTAGAGAGTGACACAAAGGTATTGGCTTGGGAAGCTGGTAGACGTTGGGGAATTCGCGTAAATACCATTTCGGCAGGACCTTTGGCCAGCCGAGCTGGAAAAGCGATTGGATTTATTGAGCGGATGGTGGATTACTATCTTGATTGGGCGCCACTACCATCTCCAATGGAAGCTGAACAAGTGGGCGCCGCGGCGGCATTCCTTGTTTCTCCTTTAGCTAATGCCATTACAGGAGAAACTTTATATGTAGACCACGGAGCCAACATTATGGGCATAGGTCCAGAAATGCTTCCTAAGGATTAA
- the acpS gene encoding holo-ACP synthase — MFGIGTDIIEIDRIRRAYHTYGDRFLNKIFTKGEQAYCFSKSDPYASLAVRFAAKEAVSKALGTGIGKSLKWKEIEISRGTQHPQVSVPESLLALLEVKRILLSMSHCREYATAVAIAEVTNSSK; from the coding sequence ATGTTTGGGATAGGGACTGACATTATAGAAATTGATAGGATTCGCAGAGCTTATCACACTTATGGGGATCGATTCCTAAACAAAATTTTTACGAAAGGGGAGCAGGCTTACTGTTTTTCTAAGTCGGATCCCTATGCTTCTTTGGCAGTGCGTTTTGCTGCTAAAGAGGCTGTATCCAAAGCTTTGGGTACGGGTATAGGTAAATCTTTGAAATGGAAAGAAATCGAAATATCTAGGGGGACTCAACACCCCCAAGTTTCCGTTCCGGAGTCTTTGCTGGCTTTGCTGGAGGTGAAAAGAATCCTTCTTTCCATGAGTCACTGTCGAGAGTATGCCACCGCAGTAGCTATTGCAGAAGTAACTAATAGTAGTAAATAG